A section of the Styela clava chromosome 9, kaStyClav1.hap1.2, whole genome shotgun sequence genome encodes:
- the LOC120338780 gene encoding helicase ARIP4-like, which produces MTLISACKTYGQWFTKKPFHHESLLMDCKGSRLTKAEKRAAQKGSTTPASGRPVANVRPIQLTPYPMRVGGSAAPTDSQIIAHLQRAGINVRKTIATTDIPLPQSAAGPSTKPLVAAGDSFYMIQGTKGMYIGTTTGRIFALKSHKVDEGKSPSLVRTPGGQVITSKEHESQLIKAAFNSLLRRNTGTNQPIRYPYLPQQPIRPPYPQIGNYQSFPQPSNLLSMIAGQSDDSASLRNPQNMTPQI; this is translated from the exons ATGACGTTAATTAGCGCTTGCAAG ACATACGGTCAATGGTTCACAAAGAAGCCGTTTCACCATGAATCCCTTCTCATGGACTGCAAAGGTTCAAGACTGACCAAAGCAGAGAAAAGAGCTGCTCAGAAAGG cTCTACAACACCAGCTAGTGGCAGACCTGTTGCAAATGTCCGTCCAATTCAGTTGACGCCATATCCAATGAGAGTTGGCGGTTCAGCG GCCCCTACAGATTCTCAAATCATTGCTCATCTACAAAGAGCAGGAATCAATGTGAGAAAAACTATCGCCACAACAG ATATTCCTCTACCTCAATCGGCTGCAGGTCCAAGCACAAAACCCCTTGTTGCAGCTGGCGATTCGTTCTATATGATACAAGGCACCAAGGGAATGTATATTGGGACAACTACGGGAAGGATATTTGCGCTTAAATCTCATAAAGTTGATGAGGGGAAATCCCCCTCCCTTGTGAGAACACCTGGAGGACAG GTGATAACATCTAAAGAGCATGAATCTCAACTGATCAAGGCCGCATTCAACTCTTTGCTTCGTCGAAACACTGGCACAAATCAACCAATCAGATATCCCTATTTGCCTCAACAACCAATCAGACCGCCGTATCCTCAAATAGGAAATTACCAGTCGTTTCCGCAACCAAGTAACTTACTGAGCATGATTGCTGGACAATCAGATGACTCGGCATCTTTGAGAAACCCGCAGAATATGACTCCGCAAATTTAA